The following nucleotide sequence is from Phycisphaera sp..
GGGCCCTGGCCGGGGACCGACTCGATGGGCACCCAGGAGCTGCCGCCGTTGGACGACATCTCGATCTCGAGATTCTCGTCGCCGTCGTCGTTGGTGTACCACAGGGCGAAGCGGACGCGGGCCTCGTCGCCAACGGCGGTGAGGTCGTACACCGGGCTGCTCAGGCGCGTGGGGCCGCCGTCGAGATCGACGTCGAGCCCGAGTCCGGTGGTATAGAGCGAATCGGTGCCATCGAAGTCGTCGGCCGGGTCGCCGCGATCGCCGGTGCCACGCGGGGCACCACGCTCCCAGCCGCCCTCTTCGATGTCCGAGTCGGCAACGGTCCAGCCGGTGTCGGTCTGGAAGCTATCGCTGACGATCTGCTCGATGTCGGTGACGACGAACGCCTCGTAGTTGATGAACGGGGCCGAGAGCGGCGTACGGAAGAACTGCCCGTCGCTAGTCTGCGCCTCGAACCAATACTCGACGTTCTCGAAGCACGGCATGTTGGGCATGGCGCCCTCGTACAGGCTGCCGCCGATGGACGCCAGCGGGGCCGACAGCACATCGCCGCTCTCGAGGCGCACCTTGACGTCGACGCTGTCGACGGCGCCGGCCAGTTCGTTGACCTCGAGCTGGATGGTCTGGCCGTGTGGCGCAACCTCTGTCGGTGCGCCGCCGGGCACGGTCAGTTCGAGCTTGCCCGCGCCGTCGGCGGTCACGTCGACGATGAACAACCCACGCTCGATATCGCTGATGAGCACGATGCCGCTATCGAAGTAGGGGTACGTGCTCCACGCGCCGTTGAACGAGGCCCGGTCGCTGCCGGGGAACGTATCAAACCACGCGACCTCGGTGGGGTTGAGCGGGTCGTCCGACAGGTCCCAGACACGCAGGCCGCTGCGGTAGTTGGCCTGGTAGAGCGTGTCGCCCTTGACATAGTTGTTGTGGTCGATCGCGGCCAAACCCGTGGTGAACGTCGACGCGAGCGTGGGGTTGGTGATATCCGAAACATCGAACACGCGCGTGGTGGTCACCGAGACGGTGTCGCCCTCGTCGAGCTCGTCATTCATGTAGAGCAATTGCTTGTCTTCGCTCAGCCACGCCTGGTGCGTATAGCGTGCCTGGGCGTAGTCGGTACGACCGACCAGGAACATGTTGCCCTTGTCGGTCACGTCGACGATCTCGAGCCCGTCGCCGCCGTTCAGGCAGAACGCGATCTCGCGGCCCGCGTACGGGCCCGAGGTATACGAGACGACCTGGGCGTCGTGCACGTAGTGGGTCGTCCACTCGCCCACGATGATCGGGTTGGTCGGGTCGTCCAGGCTCACGGCGATCAGGCCGCCGTTGGCGATGTTCGCACCGCACAGGTAGATGTAGCCCGAATCGGGATTCGAGATGATGTTGTGCGTGCTGCTGTGGCCCAGCTGGGTCTTGTTCTGGATCAGGGCGACGCGGCCGTCGTCGATCTCGCCCATGTCCATGACCTGGATGCCCGAGCCGCCCTCGCTCACGCCGTAGGCGTACTGCCCGATGACCTTGACGTCGTGCCAGCCGCTGCTGGGGCCCTCGACCCAGTCGATGATGACCGGGTTGGTCGGGTCGGTGACCTCAACGAAGCCGTAGCCGCGTCGTAGGCCCATGATGGCGTACTCGCGGCCGCTGGGGCTGGTGTACCCCCAGCAATCGTTGCCCTCGCTGTGGCCCCCCGGGAACGCGCTGAGGGGGATCCACGAGAGCAGCGTGACGTTGTGGCTCTCGAACATGTCGGTGGGCGGGGCGTCTCCGCCCGGGCCGCCGTCTTGCAATTGCGCCTGGCCCGCCAACGTCCACATGGGCGCGGAGACGGCCGGCAGAGCGTCCCGCAGGACACGCCAGTTCTGGTGTGCACCGGCCGAGATGGCCAGCGTAAGGGCTCCGGTGCCCGCGAGGCCGAACGCGGCCAATCGCAAATTCCGAGCAGAAACCAAACGGTTTTGGCAGTTCGCCGTCATTTTCTTCATGCTTTGATGCTCCCTGGCAGAGCATACGTCAATCCGCAGCCTACCTGTTTCAGAATCGTGCTATTTTGCCATCGCGCGTGCGGGCCATGTACCATTCCCGGCCTATCGGGCGAAGAAGAAGCGCCCGGTTGCTGGAGTGAACCCATGCCCATGGTCAAATTTCGCCGTCCGTGGCGGTCATCGGTCGGCTGTCGCGTGGCGGTGGCCACCCTTGGCTGCCTCACCCTGGCTCTTGGGGGTTCGGGCCAGGTCCAAGACGGCCAGCCCACCCAAGACCAGCCCAGGGGTGAACCCCCCGCCCAAGACGCCCAAGATCGCGGCTCGGGCCGGCCGCTGTTCATCGACGACGCCCACGAACCAACGATCATGATCTCATGGATCCAGCGTGACGGCACACGCGTCGAGCTGGCCCGCACCCTGCCCTGGGGCACCAGCAACGACCGGGTCGACCTGGGATTGAACGTACTGGCCTTCGCCGCCGTCGGTGGCACGCGGATCGAGCTCGGACGCGGCCATCCGCTCGGCGCCGTCGTACGCGTGGGCTTCTATCGAGAGGATGTCGAGAAGCCGTTCTTTGCCGACATCAAGCCCGGCTCGTCGGTCGAGGTCCGCCTCCAGGGCGTGCGCTTCCTGGAAGACGCACGGCCCACACGGAGCACGGCGCTCAACCACCTGCAGTACCACCTCGACGACCTTCGTGAGTGCGGGCTCGACGCGAGCGCGGTCGACCAATACAACACCGCCCGCGCGGACGAGAACCTCGGCGGTGCCATCACCAAAAACAACGGCCGCCCAGGCGTCATCCGCGTCGTCCAGGGCGAACTCCCCGCCGACGCGCCGCGCTATTACCGCCAGGGCAGCGACCCCGAGGGCGACGAACCGCCGCAGCCGGCCGAGCGCTTCGCGACCGTTCGCTTCAGCCTCAACCAGGAAACCGGAGCGATCGGCCTGCGCGCCGAACTGCCGTATGAGCTGTTCCGCCACGTGAGCGACCCCTGGCTGCGCACTGAGCCCGGCACCTTCTTCGAGCCAACACACTTCCATATCGAGTTCGAGAGCCTCCCGCTGCGGGCGTACCCCGGCGGGATAGCCGAGCCCGACGAGGACGAGCCCGAAGACCAGCCCGAAGTGGTGGGCCCGTGACGCACGCGGCGTCGACGCCGATCTTCGACGGACATCTCGACCTTGCGTACTTCGCCGAGATCGGCCGCGACATGCACGCCGAACTCGACCAGTGCCGCGGCACGCTGCTGCCCGCGGCGGTCACGCTGCCGTCGCTGAAGAGCGGCAACGTGCGCGGCTGCCTGGGCACGATCTTTACCGAGATGAGCGAGCAAGACTCGCCGACGGGCTTACAGCTCGGCGGGTTCGGCCACACCTATCCGCCGGGCGACGCCGAGGCGGCGCATCGCGCCGGGCTGCGACAACTCAAGCTCTACCACGCCTGGCGCGACGCCGGCGTCATCGACCTCTTGCCGAATGTTGGCAGCGCGCCGCTCGCGCTCGGCATCCTGATGGAGGGCGCCGACCCCATCACCAACGCGAACGAGGTCTCGTGGTGGGCCGAGCAGGGCGTGATCGCCATCGGCCTGGCGTGGGCGCTGGGCTCGCGCTACGCGGGCGGCAACGCGCAGAAGTCGGGCCTGACCGCTGAGGGCAAGGACGTCGTGCGCGCCATCGACGCCGCGGGCCTCTTCCACGACCTCTCGCACCTGAGCGACAATGCGATGGACGAATTGCTGTCGATGTCCGACGGCAGAGTGGTCGCCAGCCACAGCAACTCCCGGGCCTTACTGGGCGGGAAGAACCAACGCCACCTACGCGACGAGACCATCGCCGAGATCGCGCGCCGCGATGGCGTCATCGGCGTGAACCTCTACGCGCCGTTCCTCGATCCCAACTTCGACAAGACCAGGAAGCGCCCGCCGCTACGCACCACGCTCGACCACACGCTGCACATCGCCGAGATCGCCGGTAAGGACACCGTGTGCCTGGGCACCGACATGGACGGCGGCTTCGCGGCCACCGACCTGCCCGAGGGCGTCAACGAGCCGAGCGACCTGCACAAACTGCTGGACATGCTGCGCGGTGAGGGGTGGAGCGAAGCCGAGGTTGCGGGGTTCGCGGGGGGGAACTGGGCGCGGGTGCTGGGGATGGACTGGGAATAAGAACGAGCCCCTCGCGCGAGCGAGGGGAATGCATGTACGAGTGACAATTCCCCTCGCTCGCGCGAGGGGGCTCGTAAACTCTGATTACTCGTGCGCGTTCACACGCCGTGACCAGCGCGCCGCGAGCGTCTGGTCGTCCGCATCATCGCCACACAACGCGCACCAGATCGCCGCGTCGGGCAGCATCGCCGTTCCATCACCGGTCGGCGGTGGCGGCGCGGCGGGCATGCTCGCCAGCGGCTGGAGCATGCGCTGGCGGTAGCGATCGGGGAACTTCTCGTTCGCACCGCTCGCCTCGGCTTGCGCGAAGGTCGTGCGCAGCAGCTCGTTGATGCGGTCGATGCGGGCCTCGGGGTAGGGGTGCGTCGCGAGCCAGGCCGGCGGACGCTGGCCGCCCGAGCTGAGCTGGGCGAGCTTCTGCATCACGCCGCGCTGGCCACTCGGCTTGTAGCCGGCCAGCGACATGTACCGCATGCCAAGCTCGTCGGACTGGTACTCGGCATCGCGCCCGTAGCTGAGCAGCACGAGTTGCCCGCCAACTTGCGCGACGGGCAAGCCATACGTACCGTACTGCCGCAGCACACTGTCCTCATCGGCAGCGCCAATCACGAGCGCGCTCGCGGCAAGCCCGCCCTGGAGCGCAACCGACTTGCTCATCTGCTGGTTGCCGTGCCGCGCGGTAACGTGGCCGATCTCGTGGCCGAGAACACCCGCGAGTTGGGCCTCGTTGTCGAGCTGCGACGCCAGCCCGCGCGTGATGAACACCTGCCCGCCGGGCAGCGCGAAGGCGTTGACGACGTCTGAGTTGAGGATCGTGAACTCCCACGGCAGATCGTCGGGCACGCCCTCCTCGACGTGGGGGATCATCGATGAGCCCACCTCCGTGACGTAGGCCCGCACGCTCTCGTTGGGCAGATCGCCGCCGAACTCGTCGGTAAACGACGACGCCGCCTCGAGCCCGAGCGCGGTCTCCTGGTCCCAGGTGTAGATGCTGAAGAACCTGTCCCCGGTCGTGGGGTCGGTGGCGCAGCCGGTGAAAACTGCGGCGGTCACCAGTGCCATGGTGGCCAGTACCTTCTTCGTGCCGGACATTCCCAAACCCTCCCTTGATCGAGGCGAAGCCAAGACGTGGTGTGCTCTATCCTTCTGACAGCGTATGAGCCAGAGTTCCCCCCCCGAGCCGCCCCTGAAGGAAGTTTCACCGCCCGCGTGGGACGGCCGGTCGCTCGCGGATCCGCACCACCAGTCCGATAAAGCCGATCGAGTCCGCCAGATGTTCACCTCGATCGCCGGCTCGTACGACCTCAACAACCGCGTCCACTCCTTCATGCTCGACCAACGCTGGCGCAAGGCGGCCGTGAAGAAGGCAGCTGTGAACACCGGCGATGTGGTGGTCGACGTGGCCTGCGGCACCGGAGACTTGGCCGAGGCGTTCGCGGCAACGCCCGCAGCGGCGGTGATCGGCGTGGATTTCACCCACGCCATGCTCGAGCGGGCTCGATATAGACAAAATGACTTAAATAACCATCAATCTAGCAAACTCTTCTATATCGAGGGCGACGCCATGGCCCTCCCGCTGGCCAACGCCTGCTGCGACGTGGTGTCCATCGCCTTCGGGTTGCGCAACGTCCAGCGGCCCGAGGCGGCCATCGGCGAGTTCGCACGCGTGCTGCGACCCGGCGGGCGGCTGGTGATCCTGGAATTCGACCGCCCCCGCCTGGCACCCGTCCGCTGGGGGCACGACTTCTATACCAAGGTTGTCATGCCCCGCACAGCCACCTGGATCAGCGGCGATCGATCCGGGGCGTACCAGTACCTGCCACGATCGGTCGAGACCTTCCTGACACGCGATCGCGTGGTGGGCCTCATGGGGGCCGCCGGGCTTGAAGAAGTTGGTGCGAAGTCGCTCAGTGGCGGTATCTGCGCGTGTTATTTCGGACGTAAGCGGTAATCGGGCGTCCGGCCGCGCAGGGATTGCCGCGCACGTTCTGCCATTTCAAAGATTTTTCACCACCATGGTTTTGCGCACACCCGTCGGGCGATGTATCCCCCGCCTGCGGGCGGCGATGGTCGCCGGCCTGGGGGCAAAGGCATTGGACCTCCGCGAGTGCGGCGGGCCGGAATCAGGGGAAGCACGATGTGCACGGACGCGCTCCGGGAACGGTTCTTCGACGTCTTGGTGACTGGTGATCGGGTCGAGGCTCGGCAGGTGGTGCTGCGGGCCCTGGAGGCCGGCGATACGGCCGTCGACCTGATCACCGAGATGTACTGGCCTACGTATGAAAGGATCGAGAAGCTCTTCCGCAACGATCAGCTCACCAAGCTGAGCCACCACTACGCCACACGCCTGCTCCGCGTGCTGGCCGATCAGACTGCCGGGCTGATCGTCCCGACCACCAACAACGGGCGCACTATCGTGGTCGTGTGTGGCCCGAGGGACTCCGATGATCTCGCCGGCCAACTCGCCGTCGACATGCTCTCCAGCCAGGGCTTCACGGTCCACTTTGGCGGCGGGGGCATCCCCAACGACGAGCTGCTGGCCGAGATCAAGGCCCGGCGGCCTTCTGCCCTCGTGCTGTTCGCCTCGGGTGCCAACGACCTGCCGCACATCCGCGACCTGATCGACACCATCCACGAGGATTACCCCGAACGGGACATGCAGGTGGCCGTGGGCGGCGGCGTGTTTAACCGGGCGAACGGGCTGGCCGAGGAGATCGGTGCCGACCTGTGGGGCGAGGACCCGCTGGACGTGGTCCAATCGCTGATCGAAGACGCCCACATCCGGACCGAGGCCCGGCCTCGCCGCCGGCGTCGCAAGAGCGCGGCTTGAGTCCATCCGCGAAGTTACCTACTTTTCGGACCTTGTGGCCAGCCTTGGCCGATACCAAATCCGTGACCAATCGATGCGAGCCCGCCCCGGGTGCAACCCCGGGTCGGGCTTGTGGTATAGTGAGATGAAGCCATGGACCGCCAGAGCGAACAAGACCTGATCCACGCCGCCCTCGCCGGCGACCGCACTGCCGCGGCCGGGCTGATCAAGGCTCACCAGGCGTCGCTGTACGCCTTCATGCTCCGCCGCTGCGGCCGGCCCGAGATGGCCGAGGACGTGGTGCAAGAGGCATTCGTCCGGGCGTTGACCAACCTGCACCGTTTTGATACCCGCTTCCGCTTCTCAACATGGCTGTTCACGATCGCCAAGCGGCTGCACTGCAACATGGTGCAGAAGCATTCGCCAACGTACGACAGCGATCTGGTCTCGTTTTCTGCGGGCGACGTGAGCGGCCCGCAGCACGATATCGATCTCGGCGAGGAACGTTCGCAATCGCGCAGCGACCTTGACGAGGCGCTCAGCCGCCTTCCCGAGGTGCAGCGCGACGTGGTCGTGCTGTTCCATCAATGCGACTGGCCGATCGCCCGTATCGCCGAGCACTATCTCATGCCCGCGGGCACTGTCAAGAGCCACCTGCATCGTGGCCGCCGAAAACTTCGCGTCGCGCTCGAGGCCATTCGTGCCGAACACGCGGCGTTGCGTTCTGCCCATTCTCATTCTCAGTCAGAGCAACGGGTCGATCGTGGGGTAGCCGATGAAACGTGAGACGACACCGGGTGGGAACACCACCCCCAATGCGCGCGACTTGCTCGACGCGTACTTCGATGGCGATCTCGATCGCGCCGGAAAGGGGCAGTTGCACGAAGCGCTGCGCCACGACCCGGTGCTGGCCGAGGAGTTCAGCCGCACGAGCGAAGCGGTCTCGTTGCTGCGCCAGAGCGGCTCGGACGCGGGGCTTGGCACCGACCTGACCGATCGGGTGCTGACCCAGTGCGAGGGCACGCGTGGGTACCTCAACAAGCGCGGCCGCCGGTTCGTGATGGCCGGGCGGTCTGCCGTGGCGCTGGCGGCGCTCGCGCTCACCGCCGGCGTGGTGTTGTTCGTGCGGCTCACACCGCCCGAGCTGCGCCTGCCCGAGAGCCAGCGGCCGCTGAGCGCGCTCATCGAGGGCGGCAACGCCGACGCGGCCTCCATGCGCATCGTCCCGCTCAACGTCCATCAGGAGCTCT
It contains:
- a CDS encoding M48 family metallopeptidase, whose amino-acid sequence is MSGTKKVLATMALVTAAVFTGCATDPTTGDRFFSIYTWDQETALGLEAASSFTDEFGGDLPNESVRAYVTEVGSSMIPHVEEGVPDDLPWEFTILNSDVVNAFALPGGQVFITRGLASQLDNEAQLAGVLGHEIGHVTARHGNQQMSKSVALQGGLAASALVIGAADEDSVLRQYGTYGLPVAQVGGQLVLLSYGRDAEYQSDELGMRYMSLAGYKPSGQRGVMQKLAQLSSGGQRPPAWLATHPYPEARIDRINELLRTTFAQAEASGANEKFPDRYRQRMLQPLASMPAAPPPPTGDGTAMLPDAAIWCALCGDDADDQTLAARWSRRVNAHE
- the ubiE gene encoding bifunctional demethylmenaquinone methyltransferase/2-methoxy-6-polyprenyl-1,4-benzoquinol methylase UbiE, with translation MSQSSPPEPPLKEVSPPAWDGRSLADPHHQSDKADRVRQMFTSIAGSYDLNNRVHSFMLDQRWRKAAVKKAAVNTGDVVVDVACGTGDLAEAFAATPAAAVIGVDFTHAMLERARYRQNDLNNHQSSKLFYIEGDAMALPLANACCDVVSIAFGLRNVQRPEAAIGEFARVLRPGGRLVILEFDRPRLAPVRWGHDFYTKVVMPRTATWISGDRSGAYQYLPRSVETFLTRDRVVGLMGAAGLEEVGAKSLSGGICACYFGRKR
- a CDS encoding membrane dipeptidase; the protein is MTHAASTPIFDGHLDLAYFAEIGRDMHAELDQCRGTLLPAAVTLPSLKSGNVRGCLGTIFTEMSEQDSPTGLQLGGFGHTYPPGDAEAAHRAGLRQLKLYHAWRDAGVIDLLPNVGSAPLALGILMEGADPITNANEVSWWAEQGVIAIGLAWALGSRYAGGNAQKSGLTAEGKDVVRAIDAAGLFHDLSHLSDNAMDELLSMSDGRVVASHSNSRALLGGKNQRHLRDETIAEIARRDGVIGVNLYAPFLDPNFDKTRKRPPLRTTLDHTLHIAEIAGKDTVCLGTDMDGGFAATDLPEGVNEPSDLHKLLDMLRGEGWSEAEVAGFAGGNWARVLGMDWE
- a CDS encoding sigma-70 family RNA polymerase sigma factor, encoding MDRQSEQDLIHAALAGDRTAAAGLIKAHQASLYAFMLRRCGRPEMAEDVVQEAFVRALTNLHRFDTRFRFSTWLFTIAKRLHCNMVQKHSPTYDSDLVSFSAGDVSGPQHDIDLGEERSQSRSDLDEALSRLPEVQRDVVVLFHQCDWPIARIAEHYLMPAGTVKSHLHRGRRKLRVALEAIRAEHAALRSAHSHSQSEQRVDRGVADET
- a CDS encoding B12-binding domain-containing protein, whose protein sequence is MCTDALRERFFDVLVTGDRVEARQVVLRALEAGDTAVDLITEMYWPTYERIEKLFRNDQLTKLSHHYATRLLRVLADQTAGLIVPTTNNGRTIVVVCGPRDSDDLAGQLAVDMLSSQGFTVHFGGGGIPNDELLAEIKARRPSALVLFASGANDLPHIRDLIDTIHEDYPERDMQVAVGGGVFNRANGLAEEIGADLWGEDPLDVVQSLIEDAHIRTEARPRRRRRKSAA
- a CDS encoding choice-of-anchor B family protein, with the protein product MKKMTANCQNRLVSARNLRLAAFGLAGTGALTLAISAGAHQNWRVLRDALPAVSAPMWTLAGQAQLQDGGPGGDAPPTDMFESHNVTLLSWIPLSAFPGGHSEGNDCWGYTSPSGREYAIMGLRRGYGFVEVTDPTNPVIIDWVEGPSSGWHDVKVIGQYAYGVSEGGSGIQVMDMGEIDDGRVALIQNKTQLGHSSTHNIISNPDSGYIYLCGANIANGGLIAVSLDDPTNPIIVGEWTTHYVHDAQVVSYTSGPYAGREIAFCLNGGDGLEIVDVTDKGNMFLVGRTDYAQARYTHQAWLSEDKQLLYMNDELDEGDTVSVTTTRVFDVSDITNPTLASTFTTGLAAIDHNNYVKGDTLYQANYRSGLRVWDLSDDPLNPTEVAWFDTFPGSDRASFNGAWSTYPYFDSGIVLISDIERGLFIVDVTADGAGKLELTVPGGAPTEVAPHGQTIQLEVNELAGAVDSVDVKVRLESGDVLSAPLASIGGSLYEGAMPNMPCFENVEYWFEAQTSDGQFFRTPLSAPFINYEAFVVTDIEQIVSDSFQTDTGWTVADSDIEEGGWERGAPRGTGDRGDPADDFDGTDSLYTTGLGLDVDLDGGPTRLSSPVYDLTAVGDEARVRFALWYTNDDGDENLEIEMSSNGGSSWVPIESVPGQGPAWSLRTYRVADFVTITDQFRMRFIAADQPNDSVTEAAIDAFEIVRMTCDSCRADIDGDGSLNIFDFLAFQNLFSSGDLLADFDGDGSLTLFDFLAFQNEFDAGCD